In Triticum urartu cultivar G1812 unplaced genomic scaffold, Tu2.1 TuUngrouped_contig_6221, whole genome shotgun sequence, the genomic stretch TCCCCTTATTTTTTTTGCAGATTACACCAAGCTAAAAGCACTTGCAATATCAATTGCAGAGGAAATTGAGTTTCAGTTTGACTGTAAAGATGTTCCACTTGCAAATGCGTCCAAATCTGATCTACATCTAATCAACATTTCAATTGATGACGAGGGGTACAAGGAAGATGAAAGAGATTGGACAACACAGATGGGTCTAaacatgaaatattttgccaAGCTTAGGAAAGAAACACCAGGTTGCCAAGAGCAACCTCCTTTGTCATTTTGGAAGAGATTAGACATCTCAGATAAGCCTTCGCCTATTTCTGTCGTTCCAAACCTCAAATGGCTCTGCAGAAGAGCACGAACCCCATATAGGGTTGTTGGTTATGCTGCCTGTCGTAATGCCACAGTAGGTCCTGACGTGGTTAGCCCTGCAGTTACAAAGGCTGAGATGGGCACTTCTGGAAATGCTTACGAGAATGCCAAAGAACAACGAACTGCTGAACAAGATGCCCCTCTGGAGCCAAGTAGGTTACAAGAAGCTGACGATGTTGCTGATATGCACACGTGTTCTGAGGACATTGATCAAGACATGCATTGTCTGATTGGTAGCAAAAGGCAGCGAACCGCTGAACAAAATGCCCCTCTGCAGCCAAGTAGGTTGCAAGAAGCTGACGATGTAGTCGATATGCACACGTGTTCTGTGGACAATGATCAAGACATGCATCATCTGATTGGTATCCCTGTTGCTGCTGCTGAATATCCGATGACGCATCAAGTTTGTGAAGGTACAGTAAGTGTTAGCACCTGTGAACTTGACGATCTGGTAAGTGCTAGCACTAGTGATGATTCAATTTGTTCAGCGCATTCTCAGGATTCACCTGGGGTGTCAGATGACTTTACCACTGAACAGCAATGTGTCCAGTCAGATGAGTTGACTAGTTCCGTGGCTATGTCCGCACAACAGTTCCTTGTAGATGGAAGCATGACTGCAGAAGACAGCAGCAATCATGAAAACTTGGGTTCTTATAATGTCACTTCAGAGTGCAAAGACAAACAGCTCCAAGTTCAACAGGAGCAGGAGAATATTGAACTTTGTAATAATGCTGGCAGAAACTTGGCCGCGGCAGTACAGGTCAATTCCGGCCATTTTGGTGACAAGGCCGTCAATCTCGAGAGCGCTATTCCTACTGAGTCACAGCATGAGTATCCGAAGAGAGATGCCATCGTTTTGGAAGGCATGCAAGCTGCTTTGACGACTGTGGTCTCTGGAGAAAATAGAAATTCAGTTAACACAGAGTTGGATTCTCTtggtattttacttggagcttTAGCAGAAGAATCCATTCTAGCTGATGTTCCTGGAAAAGATGAGGTTGACGATGCTTCCTTGACATTGATGACACTGGCTAGCATTGACCAGTCTGCAGGTGATGTTGCACACAATGAAGTTATAGAGACGTCTAGCTCTTCCGTTGGCGCATCTATTTCATGCAAGGGACGGACTTTGCCCAATTTGGCATCTGATGGATCGCTTAGGATTCAGAATGCTGAAATACAAAATAAacaagaaaatgctgaagaagtTGGTGCCTGGAACTGCCAGGGTTTGAAGAACAGCAGAGGAATACTTGACAGTTCAGCAAACAGTTTATCTGATACAGGCAAAAGTTCAGGCACACCAAAAGCTTATCAACCAGACATATTGTCTAGAAGCATTGGAAGCTC encodes the following:
- the LOC125530314 gene encoding probable lysine-specific demethylase SE14 — translated: MSMDSKSSDAMSAAEAQKLDTDTDDDGDLPFDLSIDSGSLTCVACGILGFPFMAILQPSKKALEDMSLVDIERFKLNCEKENHSNAIPCSPDDSISGHPVIAKRPSSPVAQSNFSHQNAESDKDGVGLDGPLLPHNNSAHSCNSENTLNPGINTETTETKIPSARFGIEFSKQTGRGDIDAQATESCGNTVDWNITSAFVRPRIFCLQHALEIEELLEGKGGAHALIICHADYTKLKALAISIAEEIEFQFDCKDVPLANASKSDLHLINISIDDEGYKEDERDWTTQMGLNMKYFAKLRKETPGCQEQPPLSFWKRLDISDKPSPISVVPNLKWLCRRARTPYRVVGYAACRNATVGPDVVSPAVTKAEMGTSGNAYENAKEQRTAEQDAPLEPSRLQEADDVADMHTCSEDIDQDMHCLIGSKRQRTAEQNAPLQPSRLQEADDVVDMHTCSVDNDQDMHHLIGIPVAAAEYPMTHQVCEGTVSVSTCELDDLVSASTSDDSICSAHSQDSPGVSDDFTTEQQCVQSDELTSSVAMSAQQFLVDGSMTAEDSSNHENLGSYNVTSECKDKQLQVQQEQENIELCNNAGRNLAAAVQVNSGHFGDKAVNLESAIPTESQHEYPKRDAIVLEGMQAALTTVVSGENRNSVNTELDSLGILLGALAEESILADVPGKDEVDDASLTLMTLASIDQSAGDVAHNEVIETSSSSVGASISCKGRTLPNLASDGSLRIQNAEIQNKQENAEEVGAWNCQGLKNSRGILDSSANSLSDTGKSSGTPKAYQPDILSRSIGSSKRTSIICYVRRKRKQKRKRESELSTSNSQSFGSFARAPCERLRPRRKPAVIEEPAEQIETAKPSAAATKGKRSKVVELFQCEIDFCDMTFESRAELRAHERNICTDESCGKRFQSHKYLKRHQCVHRDERPFKCPWDGCGMTFKWLWAQTEHIRVHTGERPYECSVPDCGQTFRYVSDYSRHRRKFNHY